cacatctttctagccgttctgcacattctgcaaatcctgacaatgttttcgttgggatcggagtcgactcgcgcgatctggagtcgactcgcctgttgtaggagtcgactcatgcttttcagaagacggctcggcaactgttctagatttgaattaaagtgctgtcttgacttggagtcgactcgactgaacctggagtcgactccccaatgtctggagctgacccgacacttttggagacgactcattctaaggaatccaaagatctttctttcaagtttgctcactcgagtcgactcggatattctggtagtcgactcggcactcagagcccgaaattccgatcttctgtctgttgacttgtgctgtctcggagtcgactcgaaccttgctggagtcgactcggctctcagtgtccgaaaaaacagtcttctgtctttggggttgcgctgccttggagtcgactcgaactgtctcggagtcgactcgaactgtctcggagtcgaaaatacagtcttctgtcattggggttgcgctgccttggagtcgactcgaactttgcgggagtcgactcggctctcagagatgaaaatacagtcttctgtctttggggttgtgctgccttggagtcgactcgaactttgcgggagtcgactcggctctcaatgtccgaaattggctctctgacttttagccttgcatttctctaggagtcgactcatgcttccttaggagtcgacctgccaaccatcggagtcgactcgagttcttcgggagtcgactcggctctcagagtccaaaacggcttctctgtctttctgtctgttctcagtcggagtcgactcgtaatgtgcaggagtcgactcgagcttgtgccagtgcttctgatacgcttggagtcgactcgtaatcttccggagtcgactcgagactcagactttggttcaaattgaattccttacttatccaaagtgtattgaaccaaagctagagacacttaaccataaatttacaaatatttgactgaaacattagattgaattcattagtataacataagatatactcaaatgctttgagctcatcaaaatcaaatagggttataatcaatcactccacagatctGATGATGTTGTTCCTTCTCAAGAATCATCTATTCTTTCACAAGAGCACATAACACCTTATCATGGATGCTCCATCAATGTTCGAGATTCAATAATGTAAGGAAATATGAATCATTTAGTTAATTGGACTCCTCAAACATGCccatatccatatccaaatTCTTCGGTGCCTTATCATCTCAACCCGCATATGGTACAAGTTAACAACATTTTTAGTATTAGTTGATATCTCTTATCAATTTATATCATGATAATagatgtatttatattttacagTATTACATGGTTCCAAGTCAACAACAATTGGTGCCTCGCAAGCTAAACTTTGAGAAAAGGTATGGGTATTTAACTAGAAGTCTTTACTTAACATtactattcatatttcattttaaAGATTTAAAAGATCTGGTGAACATATCTACTGGAGCTCACCAAGTTTTTATTGCATTGCAGGTAATTGATTGGAAAGAGGTTGCCGCTTGGATTATGCATACCTTTTTTTGTTCATTAGAAACTTTTAGTTGTAAACATCTCTCCATTTTTGGTACTTTTGTATACATTAATGTGAGATGAATGAACCATTCAATCATTGAAAGTTTGGAGAGTTGACATATTCTGACTATAGATAATGTATTAAAAAATCATATAGTATGTATTGGCGAATACCATGTTTTAAATATCATATTCTAAAAACTATATATCAATATACCTGAAGGTGTGCATCACTTAGCCATGTACTATGTATTAATTTACTAAAAGATAGATCCCCCTCCCCCAATCGTGGAATGTCTCCTCACCCCATCCTTGGAACGTCTTCCAAACTTGGccattgctttttttttctcgtacaaaaaaaaaaaaaaaaactgtagcTATCTtgtacaaaaaaaacaaaagaaaatctatgGCCATCAGAAGGCCATTGCTTTTTTTTCTCGTACCACAAAAAATAACTGTAGCTATTTTgtaccaaaaataaaagaaaagctgTGGTCATCGGAAGGCCAACGGGATGAACATGGTGGTAATGTCAAACATTTAAAACGAAAATTTAAGATTCTTCATATATTAATAATTCTACTTTACTCGGCTAAAGTTTAAGATATGTCGGGAGAATTCTAATTGTTAAAATGAAACATATTAGGGGAGAGAGATCAAATCAAATTCATTGTAATTTGGTGAACCGAGTATCGAGAATCATTATTATACCTGGAGGTGAAGTTAGTAGGTGAGTTAGTTAACCCCCACTTTATCTCTTTCCATCATTCCCATTGCGAAGTTGACACAGCGTCTACCACTCGCGGACCCCATCTCttgatattttgatattaaCTAACTTCACCTTCCGGATCCCGTCGCCGACCCCATCGCTTGGACGTGGCCGAAATCGTATGGTACGCGccccatatgatttttgttccatTAAGGCTATTTAGTAATCTTCGTTTTTGGCTTGATGGAGGGTACATCCTTCCGCCCTAGGTGGAAAATCTGGATAACAAGGTGAGAAGGTTTAGTTTAGCTTGGGGAGGACACTGAGCGAAAGAATATCCACATGAGTTACAGTACTTTTCATTGGGTGACAAATGACCTCAGAGGTTTTCTTGACTACTCATCGTGCTTCTTGGTTTGATCAAGAAGGACTTGGCCCGACCATGTAGGATACCACATCAGTTTTGAATCCGGTCACACCATGTCATCAAGCTcattttccactataatcataaaaaaaatcaacaataATATTTAGAACATAATAATTACAAAATATGAAGTACGACGGAATATAGTGGAAGGCCACCTTAGAACTTCTAGTTTCAGACTTCTTTGGTACGACTATGAATTATTATAGAGATTAGCGGCGTGTCATTTTCTTATAAGATCAACTAGTTATAAACGAAGGCTTAGGTTGCATAAATAAGCAATTAAAATGAAGAACGATAGATAAAAATACACCAGCCAAAAAATTTGccaagaaaaaccagtatttgTTGTCTTTTATCTTATAGAGAGAGAAGTGCATGAAAACATAACAAACTCAGAGCAAGATGGAGTATAAGTTCTTGTGGATTAGTTGTTTGGTTGATGCTAACCACAATGCCTAGAGAAGTGTTTGGTATTGCTTAAGGGAAGTGGTTTTATAACTTTCAAATCAAAAAGCGTCAAAATGCTTTCTAAAGAAAATAATTGTTTGATAACATTATTTGATAAGTGTTAATAACaaagtcaaaagaaaaaaaaaaaacctttgagAAAAGCTAGAAAACCTAGTTTATAGCTTCACTTTTTACAAAGCAAAAGAGTCCCATAACCAAGGTTAATCAATGCAAAACTCATTTTTAAGTGGTAAAGtgtaaaaattcaaaagaaaaacaaccttTGATTTGAAATAACCTCTCAAATTTCCCTCAGTTTCTTATGAAGACTAAAAATTATTCTAAGCACATTTTAAGTCCCATAACCTTTGTTAACAGTTGCACATTATGATAGTTAGAGTGTTGTTCACTTGGTTCAAAATCCAATGCATCATGAGCAGACCAAGTATATTGATGTCAAGTATCACTTtattaggaagatcatcaaTAATGATATTATTGCAGATCAGAAGATAGCTATTGCAGAGAATCCAATTGATATATTGAGTAAACCAATTTCAGTTGTCAATTTCAAGCATTGCTTGAATTTGATTAGTCTTGTGGAGGCCTTTAGGCGCAAGTGTAAAAGAGATGGTGAGAAATATTTCGATATATTTAACTTAGTAAACTTCAAGCCAAGATGAAAATTTGATGAGTATGTCTTTAAGTTTATAAGTTTTAGAAAGTTGACTTAGTATACCGACTTAGGACACTATTTATATGTTAGCCAAACCTGATTATTATAGGAATATCAGTTTGAGTGTATATCGATTTACTCTATTATATATATCCCTTATAATACCAAGAAATAAGTGTCCTAAAGATCGGGTGTATTAGAGGTTAGAGTTTGTGAGGTAATTTTGTACTCTTTATAAtctcctgttttttttttcatatatataatgaAATTTTGCATCATCTCTATCTGGTGAATAGAGTGATCCATGTAAATATTATGTGCTCTTGTTTTTCTCTTACTTTTCACTTTTTAACTTCTAATTTCGTTTTTCTCCTGTTGGATAAAAATGTTAAAGGTAAATCCGAACATAGATGAATGTAGATAATCTGGTTATTGTTTCGTAAGCATAACTTCATCTGAAAATCCATTCGAAAAGACATTCTTTACACCAAACCACCTTAGAAGCCAACAGCAAGACTAAAAAGAATAGGAATTGTAGTTGGTTTGACCATGGGGCTAAGGTTTCACAAAATCAGTTTCAGGTTTTAGATTGAAACTTTTGGTAACTAGACGTGCTCTATAGCGCTCAATACTTCCATCGGGGTTTTTCTTAATCTTAAAGACCCCCTTACAACACCCATGTCCCATGTCTGATTTTTATGTAAAGCTGCCATCTCATCTTCCATTGCAGCTCGCCAACAAGCATGTTAATTGGCCATATAAAGGATGTTGGTGCATTATCAACAAGTGAAAGAAAGCAAGTAGGTAACGGATATTTAGAAGCAAACCAAATTTTGGGTTTTCTTGTTCTAGCATGGGTGCAAGTGACCATGTAATCAGAGGTTTTCTTGTTCTAGCGTGGGTGCAAGTGATCACCATGCAATCAGGGGGGAGGTTTGTGCAAAGGAACAAGAGTTTGATCCATGATATCATTGGAGGTTACAGAAATAGGTGGTGGTGAGACTAGGGCCATTGGAGGGACTGAGGgtaatggtggtggtggtggtggaggaggaggaggaggaggaggaggtggtggaggtGGTGTTTATGTTAATGGAGGCTATCAAATTGATGGCAAAGGGTAACACCGTCATGAGCACGACATACTCAATTCTTATGTATTGGAGGTGGGGTATGTAATTTGAGTCCATTTGTGGAAAAAAGTGGGTTGCATCAAAAACCACATGACGACTCAAAAAGATTCATGGAAAACTTCACACCCGGTCTTTTCTTTGACCGGACTCTCAAGCATACACTTCATCTATATCGTACATACTTTTACTAGTTCTTACGCACAATTATATCATCCCTGCAACCATGCACTTACATCTGTGCACGGTTATTTATAATATGATTTGCATAAACATCAACATCCAAAACCCTTCAGGTTTCAGAAAACCTTCAACATCAGGTTTCTCGTGAAAACTactcataaaagaaaatattttattggatTTTGGTGGGAAGAATGATACAACGGTAAAAGCTTCAACCCAATAACTTGTTTCCACACAGCATTTCTCATACAAAAACGGATATCTGCATCAAGATGTAGAAGTAGCTAGCTATCATGTCGGACTCTCAAGCCCTGATGTCAGCCTGGTAAGCATCCTTGAACGAGTTCTTCCTCGCTGCAGCCAACACCGTCTTGTCCGCAACTATGAAGTACGCCGCCCCCGCCGCTGCATGCATCCAAAGTCCCATTCCTTATTAATCATACaatttctatttcttttctttttgcagtatatatatatatatatatatataggcaaGTAGATAGAGATATAGATATGGACTTAATCAAGAACCTGATGAAACGATGAGGGCTTGAGCAGCCGGATTAAGGAAGGACCTTGCCCATGGGATCATCCTCACGCTAGCTAActaagtaaaagaaaaaaaaaaaaaaaaaaaaaaacattctcaAATGGCTAAACCCATGCAAGTAACGAATACATGATAACTAATTCAGATGGTTATATGTGACGAGAGTGGGGAACTTGTGATCTTACAGTGGGAATGGCCGAAGCAACAGTTGCAACCATGGCCGCCTTTGCTCCCGCGACAACTCCCTCTGCTCCAACAAATTAAGAGAGTGCCATCCATGAGATTAGTGATGTCAAGGAGACACATTTGAAGCGTAACAACAAGCCTTTCTCCTGCCCAGCTTGATGGCAAGTTGGCAGGAGAACAAGTATCATCATCATCTACATAACTGCAGAGAACATAATGGTTCATAAAGGAAGCAGCACAAGGACTTACCGTGGGAGCAGCGCTTCGCCATAGCCAGCTTCTGATCCAGAGAGGGGCGAGAGACGGAACCCATTCTTCTTGAGATCGATCTCTAATGTGGGGAAGGGGGTGGATCAAGGCTTGGGGCTGTGAGGCAAGAAAGGGAGATGGATGATTCTTTATAGGCTTAGTGCAGGTGAGGAGCCAAGGGAAGGGAAGAGAGCGGCAGCTGATGGTTTTTTTCAGTTGGATTCCTCCAAACTGGTGGGTAGTCGCTTGTTTTGCTCCCGAGTCCTGTATGGGTTGGCAGGATAGTCAGCATTAATCTTAAAATGCCCCTCCACTTGAAGGAAATAACATTTGCATGCCCAGAAGCACGTCGGTGGTTTGAAGTTTAACAAATCATATGGTTTGAGTCACCAATCAACTGATACAAATCCACTTTACATTAGAAAGTAATaaccttttattttattatatcgaTCAAGATGTCATTATCGATCCAATTCATGTTATATGAGAAGGAAGTTTAATTTCCACTTTAAACCTACTTTTCATATTCAATAGATTTAGAGAGATATACTACTCATTACATGTTATATCATACTAAAAATTAAGGTTGCCTGTCATGCATGGGAGGTAGGTAAATGAAAATTTAATTTCAATGCATCAAATCTAGATCTATCCTTTAtcagcatcaaaaaaaaaaaaaagaagaagcattcCTATTCTTTTTCTAGTTTTCTCTCCTTCCAtcgaatccaaaattaataaaaatcttTGTAGGTGGTAGGTATTTTAGTATTTAGTAAAGTAATATAACCGGTACATGGTTTTTATTTCCAATATAGCATTTTGAACTCGAAACTGAATCCTCAATAATAAGGTCTCTCCAGTTACATCATTAATCAATAATATAATTCATGgcttttaacctttttttttttttgttattggaATACTGATAAAATGGAAGGTAGGAATGGTGTTAGGCCATTCTCGTAAATATTCTTTTGAATAGGGGTTTTATGTTTCCGTGCTTCGGGCTGAGAGCAGCGGCGTCATACATCGTCTCAGCCACAGTGGCACGAATCAAGATCCCATAgattaaagaaaaagagaagcccTTTATGCGATCCGCCGACGGTTTTGGACATGGGAAGTTGGGGATGCGTCGCGTCTCCTGGGTGATGGCACGTGTCGCTATCAAAAGAGCCATGCGGCACCCGGgaaaatggagttgttggaCCGGCAAATGGTATTTGCTCCCAAACAGCAGGCCACATGGCGGTGGCTGCCGGAAACACCGCGAAAGGGTGGATCCCTCGCACCTAAGACTTGAAGGGAGAGCctcctaattaaataataatCAATACATTTCACCGCTGCTTTGCGGGGGCTGTTTATGAATACGCCCAAATTCAGAGGTACCGGAGGGAAACCGTCAGTCTGCTTAGCTTCATAGCCAAAACACGCTTGATCCAAAGGGAAAGTGGACTTCACACAGTGCAAAAGAGACGTGGACTCTTCCACTGGGGACATTTGCGTGAGTTGATTGATGCTGCTGGACAGGGTGAAGCACAACAAAACATATTTGGTCATATCTAAATAATCTAAAAAGAGTAATAAGATTATACtgcaaaaggagagagagagagagggtgcgCTTTTAGTAGAATGGATATGGACGTCTCAATGGTGAGAGTTTTgtacaaaaatataaaatatataaataaatatattttattctatCAATTTAAGCTTTAGGGATAAGTGGTAAATCATCAAGTTTTATGTAGAATTAAGATACCTTTCTTCGGCTACTAATGATACTAAAAATATTCATTTctctttgccttttttttttttttagagatttAACACTTTCGGGCAAATGCTGAGGAGATTCGAAGTTCATCTTACTCTCTTTGTTGATTCTTTCGGTGGAAGGGTCCAAACACTAGTAAGTTTTGTGTTGAGATCTATACACAAGAAAAATGCAAGATCTAAATTGAAACTCTAGTTTGTTATGGTTGTAGTATAATAACTTAGGACCTTACttaaaatggctagtcggaaagtattatttgagtttcttgatcctatataagtacttaATATCTTTTCGACAAAtaattgatgtgggactaatACATGCctacacgggtcctcacatacttgcTCCGTTCAAGCCTTAGGAGTCCTCAATTTACGCTAGATCGAAGTCTTCTTTTCTCTGCTGCTTCGTGCCACAGGGTACGGTGTGGCCTTGGGGCTGGCCAATTTGGGCCGGCCCACTGGTCCAATCGTGTGCGGGCCGGTCAATGGACCGGGCCCTCACATGTAGAGTCAAAGAAAATGGTAGCACCACCTTTCAAAAACCTCAAACAATGCGTAATCAGGTTTTCTTGCGAAAAACATCTCATAAGGGGAAATATTTTTGAGGATTTTGGTGGGATAATTACCTATAAGAAAGGAACTAGTGGTAAATGCTTCGAGCCAAAAACTTTTAGGCATGAAGGCTTGATCAACAAGGAGGAATCCTATCTCCACAACATGGCAGTGCCTCTGCACTTCCATCCCATTATGTGGGCACGACTCGCTTAGCTATTATCTCGCCTCAAATGCAGGACATAACACAACCACACTACCATGAGGTATAGCTCACAATAACATAAAGCCAACTTtagaattatataaaaaaatccaaaaatctatttcatataaaatataacaaaaagggTCCACAAATTTGTACAAGTTGTTAGCGTGAAGCAAAGGAACCATACAACATCTCCGCAACATGTCAATATCATGGCTAAGATGGTTGGTGAGGAGTTGGTTTAAATGGTTAGAGTTCTGAGGACAAGGAAAAGTAGCATTTGGGGTTGTCATGACCGGTGGATTAGCAAAGGGAAGATATAGAAATTAATGGAGAGATAGGCTTATCCTGGAGGCTCTGCCGAGAAACAATGAGAAAGAGATGAAAACAAAGAGGGAGAGACAGATTGTGGTTCAGCTGTGTAGCTGCAACCACGGGGGAATAGCTCATCCATATGTGATTCTAGCTAGATATTTATAGCACTTATTTTTTCGAATGTTACAATCAATCATCCCTTTAGTTAAGGGAAATAATATGCAACACAGAGTTGCCCTCAAATCAATGCTCAATTAGCAATCATTCCCTCAAATCAATGCTCAATTAGCAATCAATGATTCCCTATCGTATCCCTCAAATCAAGGCTAGGTCGGCAGTCAGACGATTCCTTCGTAGGTCCCTTTCTTTTATGTGCTCTTAACGTTTCCCATCTAATGTGCtccagattttctttttcttttcttttttttttcttagggtagagagggggggggggggggggggggggggcgttcCCCGTTacgagaatgttcgatgcaagCAGAATTGACCGTGTTTTGGGCATGCTGGCcgtttttactcataccctcctcaCCCATGGTCCAGCTCAGTTATCCCTCTAAGCCCCGATTCGAACCTCCGTGTGAGTACGTTACACCCGGCACCAGCGAATCTATCAACGGACCAATAAGCCCTCGCACCCTATGTGTCCGAGCGGGGAGCATCCGGTCCCCGTATCTAATCAACGCCCGCACATTTCGAGCTCGAACCGCGCGGGTGGAAGTAAAGGCTCAGTTCCACTGAGCTACCACCTGTATGAAGCCACTAGATGGTTGATAGCatgtatttattaaaaaaaaattagaaaaaaatttttaaaaaaaaacatagaatATAGCTTACATTTGGCATAGAAAGATGGATCTCCCAGCCATATATTTTCTTGATTTCCATTATTTAGGGAAGAGCTTCGTAATGATGACTGGGAAGGCTACAAAACCATCCATTCATTCTGTGATTttctaataaattttgaaatcaTCTTTTGCAAAACACTCGCCCATTCAATTAAGATTTTAAAATTCAGTTTTGGTTTCAGTTTGTCTCCCAAGTGGAGTTTTGTTTCAGCAGTTTTGGTAGTTTTACCGGTCTCATTTTGAGTTTTCAAGTTTTGGTCGAACAAtcaaaaaaatactaaaaataaaagctatagaaaaaataattagaaatcaagataagttatttcatattattttattatttttaagtatttttaggATCATAGTTTGCGCAGTGAGGACAGTTTTACATTGAAATTAGACCATGTTGAagcttaataaattataataaattttcCATTCACTAGAAATGCATTCtattttctttcaatttttcctaTTTGTTGTATACTACCGACactttttttccattttctgtaaattttctatatttactCTTGTTTCtgtaatatattaatttttttccaaTATCTATTTCATTCTGTTCCATTTTAATAACTAGTCTAAGCAAGGAAAAACATATCTAgaaatattttgttttatttccaTTTTAAACTCATCTAAGTAAGCAAGAAAACACCCATCTAAGAATATTTCATTCTATTCAATATTAATAACCCATCTAAGCAAAAAATGCTAGTAAACAGGTCCAATCATTGATATATTTGTGTTTTTAAGGTACCTTATAATTTCTTTTGCTTACAgaacttgaatgccatgaaGTAGATAGAAGCTAAACCAGCAGTAGGATCGTGACCACTTAATGTAGCATAATCTGAAATGCCAAGCACAAAAAACCTTCACTTATTGATTCAGAAGTTCATAGTTTGTCGGATGATGGATGATTAGGAACAATGTTTTATGTTGGAGCCAATCCATTTTTCAGAGCACATATCTTGGTTAAAATTCAGAACTGGTGTGCAGGCAAATTTTGTACTAAAGGGCATTAACTGGTGATATCTACATGGTCTGGCGTCCACAAGAGTTTATTGTAATGGTTTCAGACTAAAAATATTTGCTAGTAGACTGAGGTAAAGAAATTGaaattataaaaagaaaatctgcAATCCCGATATTGGGTACCAAATTGGTACGTTATCAGTTTGGTACAATAGGTATGGTACATCTCTATACTGAATTAGCACTTTTatcaattttttcaatttttatttttag
Above is a genomic segment from Phoenix dactylifera cultivar Barhee BC4 chromosome 2, palm_55x_up_171113_PBpolish2nd_filt_p, whole genome shotgun sequence containing:
- the LOC103695465 gene encoding early nodulin-93-like; its protein translation is MGSVSRPSLDQKLAMAKRCSHEGVVAGAKAAMVATVASAIPTLASVRMIPWARSFLNPAAQALIVSSAAGAAYFIVADKTVLAAARKNSFKDAYQADIRA